A region of Lycium barbarum isolate Lr01 chromosome 3, ASM1917538v2, whole genome shotgun sequence DNA encodes the following proteins:
- the LOC132631466 gene encoding monocopper oxidase-like protein SKU5 isoform X2: MFSGLPNYCYLLFLSFLLYLTTLCLAGDPYIHYEWTVSYIKASPLGVKQQVIGINGQFPGPILNVTTNWNVVVNVKNDLDEPMLLTWNGIQQRKDSWQDGVSGTNCPIPAGWNWTYEFQVKDQIGSFFYFPSLRFQRASGGYGGITINNRNIIPLPFAAPDGDITLFIGDWFIKSHKELRQDIENGVALGAPDGILFNGLGPYRYDNALVSGGISYLTVNAEPGKTYRLRVHNVGVSTSLNFRIQNHNLLLVETEGSYTVQQNYTSLDIHVGQSYSFLVAMDQNAGSDYYIVASPRFVNSSDSSKSVGVAVLHYSNSQGPASGPLPDPPNESDPYFSMTQAKSIRWNVSASAARPNPQGSFKYGEITVTDVFVLHNRPAELIEGKWHTTLSGISYLAPTTPLNLAQQFNIPGVFKLDFPNKMMNRPAKVDTSVINGTYKAFVEIIFQNNDTTIQNYHLDGYAFFVVGMDYGEWTENSRSTYNKWDGVARCNTQVFPGAWTAILVFLDNPGIWNLRAQNLDSWYLGQETYVNVVNPETPELPVPANTIYCGALAPLQNISFAGTKLGE; this comes from the exons ATGTTCTCTGGATTACCAAATTATTGTTATCTccttttcttgagttttcttcTCTACTTGACAACATTGTGTTTAGCAGGAGACCCTTATATACATTATGAGTGGACTGTTTCTTACATTAAAGCTTCTCCTCTTGGAGTTAAGCAACAG GTGATTGGAATAAACGGTCAATTTCCAGGACCCATTCTCAATGTCACTACTAACTGGAATGTGGTTGTCAATGTTAAAAATGATCTTGATGAGCCTATGCTTCTTACATG GAATGGCATCCAGCAGAGAAAGGATTCATGGCAAGATGGTGTATCTGGCACAAATTGTCCCATTCCTGCTGGCTGGAATTGGACATATGAATTTCAGGTTAAAGATCAGATAGGCAGCTTCTTTTATTTCCCTTCCTTACGCTTCCAGAGAGCTTCTGGTGGATATGGAGGGATCACTATAAACAACAGAAATATCATTCCTCTGCCGTTTGCGGCACCAGATGGGGACATCACACTCTTTATTGGTGACTGGTTTATAAAGAGTCATAAG GAACTCAGACAAGACATCGAAAATGGAGTTGCCCTTGGCGCTCCTGATGGTATCCTATTCAATGGACTAGGTCCCTACCGTTATGATAATGCCCTTGTATCAGGCGGTATATCCTACCTGACAGTGAATGCAGAACCAG GCAAAACGTACCGCCTTCGAGTACACAATGTTGGTGTTTCAACTAGCTTGAATTTCAGAATCCAAAATCATAACCTTCTTCTTGTGGAGACTGAAGGTTCATACACAGTACAACAGAACTACACAAGCTTGGATATCCACGTCGGTCAATCATATTCATTCCTGGTCGCAATGGATCAAAATGCCGGCAGTGATTATTACATTGTTGCCAGTCCACGCTTTGTTAATTCCTCTGATTCATCAAAGTCGGTAGGAGTCGCTGTCTTGCATTACTCAAATTCACAAGGACCTGCTTCAGGTCCTCTTCCAGACCCTCCTAATGAATCTGACCCATATTTCTCAATGACTCAAGCGAAATCCATAAG ATGGAATGTTTCTGCTAGTGCTGCACGGCCAAACCCCCAAGGATCCTTCAAATATGGTGAAATCACTGTGACTGATGTGTTTGTCCTTCATAATAGGCCTGCAGAGCTAATAGAGGGGAAGTGGCACACTACTCTCAGTGGTATTTCATACTTAGCACCAACAACACCTTTAAATCTTGCTCAGCAATTTAACATCCCAGGTGTTTTCAAGCTTGACTTCCCCAATAAAATGATGAACAGGCCAGCAAAAGTTGATACGTCTGTAATTAATGGTACTTACAAAGCATTCGTGGAAATCATATTCCAAAACAATGATACAACTATTCAGAACTATCATCTGGACGGCTATGCCTTTTTTGTTGTCGG TATGGACTACGGGGAATGGACAGAGAATAGTAGAAGCACCTACAACAAATGGGATGGTGTTGCTCGATGCAATACCCAG GTGTTTCCTGGTGCTTGGACTGCGATTTTAGTCTTCCTAGACAATCCTGGCATTTGGAACTTACGTGCTCAAAACCTCGACTCATGGTACCTTGGCCAAGAAACTTATGTTAATGTGGTGAATCCGGAGACCccagagcttccagttccagCAAACACCATCTATTGTGGTGCACTGGCACCTTTACAGAA TATCTCATTTGCAGGGACCAAGCTCGGAGAGTAA
- the LOC132631466 gene encoding monocopper oxidase-like protein SKU5 isoform X1, producing MFSGLPNYCYLLFLSFLLYLTTLCLAGDPYIHYEWTVSYIKASPLGVKQQVIGINGQFPGPILNVTTNWNVVVNVKNDLDEPMLLTWNGIQQRKDSWQDGVSGTNCPIPAGWNWTYEFQVKDQIGSFFYFPSLRFQRASGGYGGITINNRNIIPLPFAAPDGDITLFIGDWFIKSHKELRQDIENGVALGAPDGILFNGLGPYRYDNALVSGGISYLTVNAEPGKTYRLRVHNVGVSTSLNFRIQNHNLLLVETEGSYTVQQNYTSLDIHVGQSYSFLVAMDQNAGSDYYIVASPRFVNSSDSSKSVGVAVLHYSNSQGPASGPLPDPPNESDPYFSMTQAKSIRWNVSASAARPNPQGSFKYGEITVTDVFVLHNRPAELIEGKWHTTLSGISYLAPTTPLNLAQQFNIPGVFKLDFPNKMMNRPAKVDTSVINGTYKAFVEIIFQNNDTTIQNYHLDGYAFFVVGMDYGEWTENSRSTYNKWDGVARCNTQVFPGAWTAILVFLDNPGIWNLRAQNLDSWYLGQETYVNVVNPETPELPVPANTIYCGALAPLQKDQARRVNFSGASSLTKTIKLIFIGFVVSLLGSFMR from the exons ATGTTCTCTGGATTACCAAATTATTGTTATCTccttttcttgagttttcttcTCTACTTGACAACATTGTGTTTAGCAGGAGACCCTTATATACATTATGAGTGGACTGTTTCTTACATTAAAGCTTCTCCTCTTGGAGTTAAGCAACAG GTGATTGGAATAAACGGTCAATTTCCAGGACCCATTCTCAATGTCACTACTAACTGGAATGTGGTTGTCAATGTTAAAAATGATCTTGATGAGCCTATGCTTCTTACATG GAATGGCATCCAGCAGAGAAAGGATTCATGGCAAGATGGTGTATCTGGCACAAATTGTCCCATTCCTGCTGGCTGGAATTGGACATATGAATTTCAGGTTAAAGATCAGATAGGCAGCTTCTTTTATTTCCCTTCCTTACGCTTCCAGAGAGCTTCTGGTGGATATGGAGGGATCACTATAAACAACAGAAATATCATTCCTCTGCCGTTTGCGGCACCAGATGGGGACATCACACTCTTTATTGGTGACTGGTTTATAAAGAGTCATAAG GAACTCAGACAAGACATCGAAAATGGAGTTGCCCTTGGCGCTCCTGATGGTATCCTATTCAATGGACTAGGTCCCTACCGTTATGATAATGCCCTTGTATCAGGCGGTATATCCTACCTGACAGTGAATGCAGAACCAG GCAAAACGTACCGCCTTCGAGTACACAATGTTGGTGTTTCAACTAGCTTGAATTTCAGAATCCAAAATCATAACCTTCTTCTTGTGGAGACTGAAGGTTCATACACAGTACAACAGAACTACACAAGCTTGGATATCCACGTCGGTCAATCATATTCATTCCTGGTCGCAATGGATCAAAATGCCGGCAGTGATTATTACATTGTTGCCAGTCCACGCTTTGTTAATTCCTCTGATTCATCAAAGTCGGTAGGAGTCGCTGTCTTGCATTACTCAAATTCACAAGGACCTGCTTCAGGTCCTCTTCCAGACCCTCCTAATGAATCTGACCCATATTTCTCAATGACTCAAGCGAAATCCATAAG ATGGAATGTTTCTGCTAGTGCTGCACGGCCAAACCCCCAAGGATCCTTCAAATATGGTGAAATCACTGTGACTGATGTGTTTGTCCTTCATAATAGGCCTGCAGAGCTAATAGAGGGGAAGTGGCACACTACTCTCAGTGGTATTTCATACTTAGCACCAACAACACCTTTAAATCTTGCTCAGCAATTTAACATCCCAGGTGTTTTCAAGCTTGACTTCCCCAATAAAATGATGAACAGGCCAGCAAAAGTTGATACGTCTGTAATTAATGGTACTTACAAAGCATTCGTGGAAATCATATTCCAAAACAATGATACAACTATTCAGAACTATCATCTGGACGGCTATGCCTTTTTTGTTGTCGG TATGGACTACGGGGAATGGACAGAGAATAGTAGAAGCACCTACAACAAATGGGATGGTGTTGCTCGATGCAATACCCAG GTGTTTCCTGGTGCTTGGACTGCGATTTTAGTCTTCCTAGACAATCCTGGCATTTGGAACTTACGTGCTCAAAACCTCGACTCATGGTACCTTGGCCAAGAAACTTATGTTAATGTGGTGAATCCGGAGACCccagagcttccagttccagCAAACACCATCTATTGTGGTGCACTGGCACCTTTACAGAA GGACCAAGCTCGGAGAGTAAATTTCTCTGGTGCATCATCATTGACAAAAACAATCAAGCTGATCTTCATAGGTTTTGTTGTATCACTACTTGGGAGTTTTATGAGGTAG